The following proteins are co-located in the Oncorhynchus gorbuscha isolate QuinsamMale2020 ecotype Even-year unplaced genomic scaffold, OgorEven_v1.0 Un_scaffold_8035, whole genome shotgun sequence genome:
- the LOC124029875 gene encoding zinc finger protein OZF-like isoform X2, producing MASVNLEDCSQTLELNVNLKDEEEEEKIRTIVSHGYHVETFSTSREQQQEDQRAKRSHHCPHCEEIFPFLSKLRIHLKIHTGEKPYSCSDCGASFSHLGTLKTHQRIHTGAKPYSCSDCGKCFKTSNELKRHQTTHTGEKPFFCPDCGTSFSQLSHLKSHERIHTGEKPYSCSDCGKCFKTLYELQVHQRIHTGEKPYSCSDCGKGFTKSTYLKVHQRTHTGEKPYSCSDCGERFSQTSSLKAHKQVHTGEKPYSCSECGASFSRLDTLKAHQRIHTGEKPYFCPECGKSFSLSSTLKSHERIHTGEKPYSCSDCGVSFSRLDTLKTHQHIHTGEKPYFCPECGERFSQKTTLKSHQLIHTGEKPYFCSDCGKSFSLSTTLKSHERIHTGEKPYSCSDCGKRFSRSGTLKSHERIHTGEKPYYCSFCGKRFSRSDTLKSHERIHTGEKPYFCSDCGKSFSHLGNLKTHQRIH from the coding sequence GATACCATGTTGAGACATTCTCCACATccagagagcaacagcaggaagATCAGAGAGCTAAGAGGTCTCATCACTGCCCACATTGTGAAGAGATTTTCCCATTTCTATCAAAGCTAAGAATACACctaaaaatacacacaggagagaagccttactcctgctctgactgtggggcgAGTTTCTCTCATCTGGGCACCTTAAAAACACACcaacgtatacacacaggagcgaagccttattcctgctctgactgtggaaaatgttttaaaacatcaaATGAGCTAAAACGTcatcagacaacacacacaggagagaagcctttcttctgccctgactgtgggactagtttcTCTCAGCTTTCCCACTTAAAAtcacatgaacgtatacatacaggggagaagccatactcttgctctgactgtgggaaatgttttaaaacattatATGAGCTACAAGTTcatcagagaatacacacaggagagaagccatactCCTGTTCTGACTGTGGAAAAGGCTTCACAAAGTCAACTTAtctaaaagttcatcagagaacacacacaggagaaaagccataCTCCTGTTCTGACTGTGGGGAGAGATTCTCTCAAACGAGCAGCTTAAAAGCACACAAACAAGTACatactggagagaagccttactcctgctctgagtGTGGGGCGAGTTTCTCTCGACTGGACACCTTAAAAGCACACCAACGTATCcatacaggagaaaagccttactTCTGCCctgaatgtgggaagagtttctcccTATCGAGTACCTTGAAAtcacatgaacgtatacatacaggagagaagccttactcctgctctgactgtggggtgAGTTTCTCTCGACTGGATACCTTAAAAACACACCAACATATCcatacaggagaaaagccttactTCTGCCCTGAATGTGGGGAGAGATTCTCTCAAAAGACCACCTTAAAATCACACCAATtaatacatacaggagagaagccttacttctgctctgattgtgggaagagtttctcccTGTCGACTACCTTGAAAtcacatgaacgtatacatacaggagagaagccttactcctgctctgactgtggaaaacgTTTCTCCCGATCGGGTACCTTGAAAtcacatgaacgtatacatacaggagagaagccttactactGCTCTTTCTGTGGAAAACGTTTCTCCCGATCGGATACCTTGAAAtcacatgaacgtatacatacaggagagaagccttacttctgctctgactgtgggaagagtttctctcACCTGGGCAACTTAAAAACACACCAACGTATACATTAA